The Calliopsis andreniformis isolate RMS-2024a chromosome 5, iyCalAndr_principal, whole genome shotgun sequence nucleotide sequence TGCATTGGACATTCTTTGGAGTACCTGAATCGATTCCCTCCGACGCAGGATCGCTCGACAATTGCTGACAAAATGCTTGACCCACGTCGCGGGGTCTCCAACTGTAAGACGCCGGTTTTCGAGCCGAATCCCAATGATCGAGAACTGGTAGTAATGAAAATGTCGGCAAAACGATCCGTGCCTGATCATCACCAGGTGGTGCATTTGTTTGGGGGGTTCATCTTGGTTCCGATCGGGCAACGGAATGCGTCCGCGAACGCCTGAGAATTCATCATTATACCGTTGACTCTAAACAGAAAAGAATAGAGTGTTAGAAATCTAGGCAGTTTTATAATACTAGGTAATAGGAAGTTTGAATCACCTTTCAGGTTGTGGAGTGTGATAGTCGAGTTCAACGGAGAGAATGTAGGCCTCGGCAGTCATGTTAGAACAATAAGTCTGAAACAAAGTTGAGAGAGTGAGTTAATAATTCTAACACAGCTGTGTACTGTGTACTCTAAGGTTAGCTCGATAAAACAAACTTCCAAATTCACCTGGGCGGCGCTTATGAAGAAAAGCTGGCTCGGTCGAAGTCCCTCCAGTCCAGGAAGACTTCGATCCTTCCCGTTCGTCAAAGTGTGCCAGGTTTTATATGAAATTTGCAAGGCTCCGATATCAGCGACGTTCTCATTCCTCGTCACGTTCCAATCGAACTGAAAATAAGGGATTAAACAATATTAGCATTTGGTAGAGTAGAAAGCATACAATGACGATTTCCCACCTGTACAGCAACATCGTTTCCATAAAACTGAACCTTCTTCCAGAAGCTTCTCGCGTAAAGTCTCGCGACGCATTCGATCCTCGCTTCCAACCTCTTCCAGGACTCTGGCGTGATCCAGAGCCATTGGTCGACGTTCAGATCGGGATCCAGTGGCAGTCGACGTCGATGGAGATCGAAAGCGTGGAGAATCTCGTGGCCAATTACCGATCCAAGGGTCGCGTGTGCTGAGTACGCGGGGCCTCCGTCCCAGGACCAGGCCCAAGCTGTCATCATGGCTAATGGGATGCCTGAAATCAATAAAAGGCTTCACAATTGTTCTTAAAGTCGTTTAGATAGGATATGGATCACTTTTACCGATTGTATTCGTTGATGATTCATAGTATGCGTTCACGCTATAGGGATGACGACGTCTGTAAGAATAGAACATGAAAGAATTATCCAAATTTCTCGCTAGTTTTTTTATAAATGAGGAGTGAGATGAGGTCTTTACTTTTCGGTGACGTTTCTCCGCAGAACTTTGTCGTCCACCGTGCGAATCTGTCGGAACCGCCTCAAAACGCTGAGGAAGAAGTCGTCCGGATCGATCTCCACCTACCGGAAGTGATAGACGGTCACAAGTGGCACGCAAATGTTTCATCGCGAGCCATAGCTGTGTTGCATGCAAAGAATCGTGAACAAGGCCTCACCTCGGCCATTTCGCGGGCCAGTAGGCTCTCATTGTAGAAACCAGGCCACACGTGAAATCTTCCCCGCAATGAATTGAGCTTCAGCAACGCCTGCGTCCTTGTCTCTTCGTCCAGCCAGGACTTTACCAAGATTCGTTCAGCTACTGTCTCTTTCACTCGTTCGAAAAGTCCTCTCACCTAATCAGCCCATACAATTTACTGATTTTTCTAGGTCTAATTTTTATCTTTAGAGACTACatgataaaattgaatttttcagaAGATTACCCTGTTGGATAACGTCTCCAAATACTGAGGGGTGTACTGTTGCACGTAGAGAGCGCCCACCACTTCGCTGAACACTTCCTTCGTCAATCTGAAACAGGAGAGCTCCCAATTCTTGCTGGCAGTCACGTTCACGATGTCATGGAGGGTATCCACGGCGTACAGCAGCAACAACCCATTGTGGATGATCCTTGGCAAGAAGACAGCTCGGTGAGTACCTTTCGAATTCGCTATATCTCGTTGCGGATAGATCTCAGTCCGATGATTACTTGCCCGCGATTCGAAACCGATGGGACAGTCGGTCGCTACGTTTTAAAGCGCAAATAACGATTTTTAAAGCGAGGGACTCGAGTCGAGAGACCGTAATCTCCATTAGATATCTCTGCGAAACGAGTGCGGTGAATGTAGGCAATATTTCATCGAGGGGATAATAGCCTCGGAGCTATAATAATGAACAGCTGCCCTCGAAAGCATAACGAATTAGCGTTATCGATTTCTTGCGTCGCTGCTCGCGCCGACCGGAAGTGCAAGCTCATTTATAGAAAGTCCGGAATTTATACCCCGTTTTTCTGCAATCCGCTTTGCATTCGGAATAACGATAGGAAGAAAGGATATAGGGTGAGAGTTCATTCTTTCGTGCAAACTCAAACATTTCCTTTGGCGGCATGAATTATAAGGGAGCAGATACGAAGGGAGCGTTCCACACCGTGGATAATTCCGTAGACGCAGAAATTCAGTTTCCGGCTCGGTGGCATTAACTACGATAGCGCAGGTGGGGTGAAATTTCTGGACGAAAGCTAATGGACGAATTAGGCACCGATTTACGGTGCGTGCTAGCTAGTGGCATTAATATTTATGAACGCGTTACGTTTATTAACCGCAACCTACAATGATGTGTGTGCCTGCGTGCGAACTTCTCTGCTCGTGGATGTTAGAGGAGATGATTTTCCGCGAGCTAACGATCTCTCTGACATTCAAAGTACGGCTCAGCTTTCATCGAGTTTACCGTTCCTCTGTGAAAGTACTATTCCCGATGGCTGGCGTTGCTTCGTAACGAAACTAATTTCCACGTCAGTCCGGAAATTCTTAATGAATCCCGATAATCGTCGGATGGTATTAAGTAGAAGAAACTAAGACGTAGTCAGACATCTTCTCACGCTCCCGcggtattcatgacacaaagatGTTTCGCGATACGCGTAGGCGTTCAAGTAATGCAACACTAACTCGCAGACATTTTTCACAGGGAAAGTAGAACATGTCCGCGTATTAAGGACGATACATGACCGAGCGGAGATTGGTGGCAGGATGCGAGTCTCGTTCTCGCTGCGCAGAATACCTTCGGCAGTAATTATCGCGCTGGCTGGCTGCATTCATCCCCTGTTGTGTCTGTCTATGAAAGATAGCGAGCTACGCGTGCTAGCTGCCAAGAGCTGCATTTCGCAATCCCGAAATGTTTGCTCGACTATCAGTCTATTCTGTCAATATTAAGGCTAAATGGATACCGAGTCAATAACTCATGATTATCGTAGCTTGGCTATTGTTGAACTGACAGGGATGCTCGGAGCTGAAAGTAAAGTTTGCTGCTTTAAGCGTGTTAGACATTCCAGCAACTGTGGGGAATATGAACCTAATTTTCTCGAACGTGAAGAATggtattaccattataatacgaCTTGCAGAATTTACTGTTACAttgaatttcataaaaatgaacATTCCTCGTCGCTCATCGACCGAATAACCCACGTAAAAGATATTCGAGGCTCATAGCCTACAACTTTTGCTCTCCTCTTATAGCCCAAGTGGCCGCAATTCAAGGAGCTCGATCGCGAAGCCAATTTACACGTCCAACTCTCTGTTCTCTAATTAAATTCAACCCTCGATGGAAACATTTTCTTTCAGCGGTAACCGTTCGATGTTCCCGCAGCTTCGAAAAACGTTTATAACTTCGAGTACTTTCCTCCCTTTCTCGATGCGCAGTTGAGTCGTTGCTTGGTAAATATTTTAACTTCACCTTCTGTTTCCGCGATACTCCTCTTGAAAATCATCGATTAAACTCTCTCTGAAATGGCGTCTAACGCTAACAGTTCCCAGAACACGCGGTACATCAATATCAGCGACTTCAATCGAGTCCCTCGACAGGACACGACACACCGTCGTCGTTCAGCGACGCATGTGCTGTTTGCGCATTCCTAAGTGTGCATTATGTAAATCTGTCGCTCTGCTACGTCGCAAGGACGACCGCTGGCGTACGCGAACCTCCGCGGAACGCGCAATCTGTCTCGTACAACGTGGAATACAACCAACCGTGGCGAGAAGTTCGTTTAATGTAATCAGTACGTTTTGGTAATCGACGCTGGGGAAGTTAGTTCGAGCATGAGTCGTCGTTTCCCCGGAACAGGGCTCGAGCAGTCCTGATAAAAACACCGTGTGGTCGCGTTGCTATTGTGAAAGCTGTTGGTCCATGAAAACCTGTCGCGCGCAAAATCGCGACGCTTTCAGAGAAGCTTTGCTACGGTGCAAGAAGCGAAAAATAATTTAGACTTTTTTTGTAGTGATCAGCGAGTTCTGTAATCTGTATCCTCCATTCGCATAGGTACAAAAATTTCTAGTCGTGTCGCTACCGTAAAAGTTTAATTTGCATCTTCCCGAGAGAGCTATAATGAAAATTGCTCTGCTTCCTCTTCATATCGCGGTAAAATTGTTCCGAGTTTCTGTGTTAGAGAGTTTGCTCGTGAACGTTAAGTATCTTCTTCTTTTAAAGTGTTTAGATAAGCTAGGTATTCTTGTATTCCTTTCTATTTTGGCTCGCCTGACCTATTCTAGAATATTATTTTCAGTTTCTGCCCAGAAGCCATTGTGCGAAATTGTCTTCCAGTGGAATTTATTTATCAAGTACACTTCGACAAATCCTCGACACTGACAGATTCCCAATTTTAAATTAACTTTCTCTGACAGGTTCATCGTTTCAACGGCATCATATCACTTCATCCAGTAGCGAATACTTTGCGGAGGTATTTTCCGGCCTCCCTTCGCAATTCAGCTTTCAGTTTGGCAAAAACGGGGAATTACGGTAACCCAACTGGCCGCTAATCGACTGAGCCGGGGGCGACTTAATTGCGTTTCGATCACAGAAAGATCCCGCTGCTTGTTGTTCCACGATGTGCCCCAATTATCGAACAAACAAATATACCCTCGATAGCGGCCCAATCCAAGCGTAATTCGATATATTAATCCGCAACGAGAAATTCTCACAGCTGGGGATATGTATCAACGACTAACTCGATGGCCTCAACGAAGACCGTTTTTATCGAGCATTTTCGCGTCAGGGATTAAATGATCGCCACTAAATCGAGTAGAACACAATCTCGAAAACACAATCACTCGAATGGGACTCATTCTCCCGTTTAATTACCACTATTCACCACTTTCCCAAATTATCGTCGACGATTAAAGCGTTTTCCGATTTTCGTCCACAGAGTGACTTAACGATATTACTATTTCTCGTATTCGACGAGGCTAACGAAGACGTATGCAGTTACGGTGGTGCGATTCAATTCATCCTGTCAGAGAACCACATttcatttcattaatatttattCATTAGTGAATCCGCAGTGACCGAGCGCTATTTATTCCCGCGGGCGACGTGTCGCCAACTTTCTGAGCAATGGCTGCACATTATCGATGCGAATTAATGAGCGTCTCGGGTCCACTCAGCTATCAAAGTTGTCACGGAGGTAAAAGCTTTTTCCTGAACGTCTGTCTCAACGTTGACTTATAGATTTTTCCAGCAAGTTATGTCGAAAGAATATCTAACTCGCTGGACGTGCCTGTTTTTATCGCAAAAACACGAGCATTGTATGCATGCTGCATATTCTACTAGcagaaaatttttaatattcattattggTATTCTGTATACATACGGCCCCATTTGAAGATTAATTCTAAACAGGGAAAATCGATGCGTTTAAACTTTCATACCAATTAGACCGTCATGTTTGGTAGAGTTTTTATGTCTTCCGCAAAAAAGTGACGGGTTTCAATATTACTCTCTAAAATATTTGCCGCGTTGATACGGCGTAAAAAAGTACGGCAAAGAACAGGgtaaatatttcaattcccAACACGTGTAAATGGATGTATTGAATGGGGGATATGGGTAGAACCAGCATTTTTCTTTGGCTTTCTCTCCTTTTATGAGACCATAATCGATTCGAATATTGGCTTTCAAAATGTTCCGCTCCACGGGGGACGAACGAATCGGAAACCTGCAAATCGAGCGAATGTAATATTTCAGTCATCCGCGACCTACTGAAATCGATTCGTATTTAGATCGCAAGGTAGAAATCGCGCTTTTCTGCCATCGGATGGTTCTCGTCGAAGGAACCGTAAAACAATGAATCAATTAGCCGTATAATCAAGGGAAACGCGTGTCGGCACGCAAATCTCTTCGTAATATTGCCCATAAAGAAGAAAATTGCGAACCCCAGGGGGGTCTGCCATGAATCCCTAACGTTGCGAAAAAGTATTTCACTGGCGATATTACAGGCAGTTCTGCGACGAAATAGCGATCGTAAAAATGCTCGAAACTGCAACGGTTATTCTCTGTTGTTTTTCGTTTCGGCCCGTTCGTTCAGCTAATGAACAAATTGCCACAGACGATAATATAATACCACTGACCGATAataactttttatttaaaatggtACTGCAGTGCTGCGAGTGAGAGCTCTTGCTGAATAACCCGCATGCACCCTGACTCGCGAACACACGTTTTGCCCTTGCTTTAATTAACGCAATCGATCCGCGAATATTTTTGTTGCGTATGGCGCGGAAGCCTAACGAGCAGATTTATTCTACTACGATTACTCGTTTCGACATCATGTTACAAAAGTTTAAAATGCGAAAGGAATATAATTTTTATCCAAGGCAAGCATTCGCAAAATCAGAGGTTCATTTGGCGAGAATTGAAATCTTCAAAGATTCATCGCGACTTGGGTATTGAATTTCCTGGACGGTTTAGTTCCTCTCGCTCTCATCGATGATGTCGATTTTCTTGTTCTGaatttatacaattttaaattCACACCGTTTCTAGAGTTCTAAAATACGTCTCACGAATTTATTCAGAAGGTATCATTAAACTCATGTTTTcataattgaaaaatatttcggATTAAACGTAGAAGACAAGAGAAAATTTCTTTAGTAATTTCTGAAATTAACTACGTAATATTCCAAATACATATGATCGAAGTTGAGAATTACTGCAGTAAACAGAAATCAAACTCCACCCCCGCCGTGAAAACGTATTCGTCTTCAGACAACGGTGGAAATCCCAGCGCCTGACAGAGGGGTGGATCCGACCTGTTCGCAGATTTGCGTAGTCAGCTGTTAAGTCAGAAATCAGAAGCCGCGAAGGCATTCGATTAAGCTCGCGAATTTGGCCGAGTCAGAGGCCTTAATATTCCACAGATCGAGCTTAATGTTGCGGAAGAACGAAGAAGAATCGAATTGATTCCTCTGCTGGAAGATACACCGCGAATGGGGATGCACGACAGCGCGGTTTTCAGTGCTCTCCGACTGCAATATTTCTCGAGCAGGACTTAAATTCATTCTTATCAAAAAGCACCAAGGCAGAGAACCTCGAGAATTGATCCTATCTGTTTCGTTTCGCAGAAACATCACGGAATTGGAACCGTCAGGGAAATTCCATTCGTCTTTGTTTCAACCCGTTCGAAACTTCGAAGAAATATTCATCGATTCTTATCACCGCTGTCTACACCAGGGTAAGTTTTATCCTTCGAAAGGTACTCGCGTTATCAAGGTCCGCGCCCGAAATCCCGGCTGACCGTGACCACAAGCTTCGATCGAAGGGAGGATCCGATGGACTCTTCTATGCAATTTATCGAGCCGTAAAGTCGCGCCTTACCTTCTGGAGAAACGATTCAGCAGTTTCCCGAGGCTGCGAAAGTAACGAGGAGCGGTGACGTAGACGTAGATCAGCTGATCTTCGAAACCGTAAGCGGATCGATCCCGATTGCGGCTGTGATTGTAGAGATCGGCAGTGGCAGCGCCCATAGTGGCATTCAGCAGCGTCCCCCACCTTATCTAACCCAGGAACGAAAGCAAATCATCTATTTTCTCCGGCCACGTGAACGGCGACGAGGCACCGTCTCGTCGATACTTAATCGCGTCTCGCGTTAACGTCTACTCACATAACCGAAGCTCTCCTGGAGATAGGACATGTTGAAAGGGACGTAAACCCTCTGATCGACGTCCACCCAGTTGTAAAGGTCCTTGTGCTTCGGATAGATCTGCCACGTAAAAGCGGGGCGTTATTGAATGGGTCGGGACGATGTGAAAGGGACGTGTATGATGTCACCTGGGACACCTTTGGGACGCGGGGATGGTACAGTGGGAATAAATTCTGAGATAGCTTGACAAAAATGGGAAAGATATTTTTAGCTACATTTAAGGCCAAGTACGCTTCGTACATGTTCAATTTCTATGGAGAATCGAGAGATATGTAcggttttgaaatttttatgtGTTTGGTCGATGTGGGTGCTTTTTAGTGTTTGAAATATGAAGAAACATAAGGAAAGAAATAGCTAATATTCATATGAAGCATTGTCAAACTTTCTGACCTGTTTTCTCTGCAATCACCAGAGCGATATCAATCAAATTTTGCCTGAGTAGTTTATCTAATATATAATGCTGAATAAGTTGACTACATAGTTTCTTGAGTAGATCACTTGTATAACTTCTCAGAATTCACAaggaaaaattattaaaaaaatgagGAACAATTTTTTGATTGTGGGTTACCTTATCTTAAAAGACTCCTTACCTTGCTGAGGGACAAACAGAATTGCAGCAGCAGATCGGTCTCTGAGGCCCTCTCTTTCGGGTTCATCGTCGTCGGGAGGAATCCTTCAACAATCTTTTGAATCCTACGCGACCTTTGTTCCTCCATTTTCGTCTGAAAGTGACAAGCAGACTTAGCGGCAATTAAAACAGATCAATACTCTGACAGAAACCGCACACCCAATCCAAGCATTCCACTTAGCTGTCAGACTACATTCACTCATCTTCAAGTTTGAAATTACCCTCCCGCCCATTGTTTCCACTTAACAACTGCTATTACACTCTTCAAAGATGCTTCTCACGATACCTCTCACAGCTTCCCTCTCACCGTGGTGATTAAATctcaattattttcaaagataggCTCAAGAGGCCGTGCAACGTATTCCAGCAACATTTATTAATTCCCTGCGATAACCgtgttcaaactttcaaacgagAGTTTTCCTGGTAAGCGTCGGAATCGCCCGGGCGTAAATAATTTCGAAGAAGATCGATGGACGCTTCCGGCGGCGCGTCTTGCGCCGAGTATCCGGCACGACGCCGAGAAAAAAGACGAAATTGATTCAACCCCCGTAGCGATAAGGCAACTATCGGGGCTATTCATGATCGAGGACGCTCCTTGGTCCTATCTTCGCCATACTTTCCGCCGGAACTTTCCCACCCTAGGTGCGCTTTAGTCGGCCCGCGGGAATCCGCCTCAAACAGTAGCGTATGCTGCGCAACGCCACAACTATCGAGCTTTTTTTCACCCCTCGTGCGGAAGTTTCGACGCGATTTTGCCTTCGGAGGACAGAAAAAGAACTCGACGAAGTGCACTTGGATCCAGTCGTCGTCTTGGTCGACAGTCTTGCTGGAGGAGTTTTAAACGCTCCTCTCTGTAGGGATGGGAAAATTTGGCTGGAATACAAGGCAGAGAATGTCTTAATCAGTGAAGCGAAATCACCTCAAGTTTGATTGCTTCGTATTCTTTAGTACTTCAGAATCATTTCCATTAACATTGTACACCATGTCGAAAGCTCATCGAGCTCGAGTGCACATTTTAACTCGAGTGACCCGAGTGACACTGTGATCGAACATAAGAGACGAGTTCAGCCTGACGCTCCGCACGTCTTTGTCATTTGTGTTCGCCAGCAGTCGTAACGCAGACATTATTAACAGTCCGTCGAATTAAAAGGAGTATTGGAGTCGATGGGCAACGTTATTGAAGTCGTTAGCGTTGCACAAAGCAGAGGAATTCATTTCCTCTTCCAGTGGTGTGTC carries:
- the LOC143179245 gene encoding neprilysin-1 isoform X3 codes for the protein MVHVERAAQQGTWICCVPCYWLRRSKAVHKALLTFAMLLVTSLLVTSPVLFLITTLPEGEQPRECAPLDEACIRERDGQEGVCDSRACEEASKRMVAFMKKGVDPCKDFYQFACGGIRDQQPYQPSSSFNMLQARIDDHLHKMLANKTGHMVGEFEKLGQFYSGCLEFKEKPVNFTPVYELLRELGGYLPPKSIAPADITPLVSRLLRVNGAPLFDFYVDVDIYDRSRSSVFLDLPTKHQENAFFADNLDERLQWVKEYSMAEKRQERSVHEESQAYTMIKTKMEEQRSRRIQKIVEGFLPTTMNPKERASETDLLLQFCLSLSKIYPKHKDLYNWVDVDQRVYVPFNMSYLQESFGYIRWGTLLNATMGAATADLYNHSRNRDRSAYGFEDQLIYVYVTAPRYFRSLGKLLNRFSRRIIHNGLLLLYAVDTLHDIVNVTASKNWELSCFRLTKEVFSEVVGALYVQQYTPQYLETLSNRVRGLFERVKETVAERILVKSWLDEETRTQALLKLNSLRGRFHVWPGFYNESLLAREMAEVEIDPDDFFLSVLRRFRQIRTVDDKVLRRNVTEKRRHPYSVNAYYESSTNTIGIPLAMMTAWAWSWDGGPAYSAHATLGSVIGHEILHAFDLHRRRLPLDPDLNVDQWLWITPESWKRLEARIECVARLYARSFWKKVQFYGNDVAVQFDWNVTRNENVADIGALQISYKTWHTLTNGKDRSLPGLEGLRPSQLFFISAAQTYCSNMTAEAYILSVELDYHTPQPERVNGIMMNSQAFADAFRCPIGTKMNPPNKCTTW
- the LOC143179245 gene encoding endothelin-converting enzyme homolog isoform X2 produces the protein MVHVERAAQQGTWICCVPCYWLRRSKAVHKALLTFAMLLVTSLLVTSPVLFLITTLPEGEQPRECAPLDEACIRERDGQEGVCDSRACEEASKRMVAFMKKGVDPCKDFYQFACGGIRDQQPYQPSSSFNMLQARIDDHLHKMLANKTGHMVGEFEKLGQFYSGCLEFKEKPVNFTPVYELLRELGGYLPPKSIAPADITPLVSRLLRVNGAPLFDFYVDVDIYDRSRSSVFLDLPTKHQENAFFADNLDERLQWVKEYSMAEKRQERSVHEESQAYTMIKSACHFQTKMEEQRSRRIQKIVEGFLPTTMNPKERASETDLLLQFCLSLSKIYPKHKDLYNWVDVDQRVYVPFNMSYLQESFGYIRWGTLLNATMGAATADLYNHSRNRDRSAYGFEDQLIYVYVTAPRYFRSLGKLLNRFSRRIIHNGLLLLYAVDTLHDIVNVTASKNWELSCFRLTKEVFSEVVGALYVQQYTPQYLETLSNRVRGLFERVKETVAERILVKSWLDEETRTQALLKLNSLRGRFHVWPGFYNESLLAREMAEVEIDPDDFFLSVLRRFRQIRTVDDKVLRRNVTEKRRHPYSVNAYYESSTNTIGIPLAMMTAWAWSWDGGPAYSAHATLGSVIGHEILHAFDLHRRRLPLDPDLNVDQWLWITPESWKRLEARIECVARLYARSFWKKVQFYGNDVAFDWNVTRNENVADIGALQISYKTWHTLTNGKDRSLPGLEGLRPSQLFFISAAQTYCSNMTAEAYILSVELDYHTPQPERVNGIMMNSQAFADAFRCPIGTKMNPPNKCTTW
- the LOC143179245 gene encoding endothelin-converting enzyme homolog isoform X1 translates to MVHVERAAQQGTWICCVPCYWLRRSKAVHKALLTFAMLLVTSLLVTSPVLFLITTLPEGEQPRECAPLDEACIRERDGQEGVCDSRACEEASKRMVAFMKKGVDPCKDFYQFACGGIRDQQPYQPSSSFNMLQARIDDHLHKMLANKTGHMVGEFEKLGQFYSGCLEFKEKPVNFTPVYELLRELGGYLPPKSIAPADITPLVSRLLRVNGAPLFDFYVDVDIYDRSRSSVFLDLPTKHQENAFFADNLDERLQWVKEYSMAEKRQERSVHEESQAYTMIKSACHFQTKMEEQRSRRIQKIVEGFLPTTMNPKERASETDLLLQFCLSLSKIYPKHKDLYNWVDVDQRVYVPFNMSYLQESFGYIRWGTLLNATMGAATADLYNHSRNRDRSAYGFEDQLIYVYVTAPRYFRSLGKLLNRFSRRIIHNGLLLLYAVDTLHDIVNVTASKNWELSCFRLTKEVFSEVVGALYVQQYTPQYLETLSNRVRGLFERVKETVAERILVKSWLDEETRTQALLKLNSLRGRFHVWPGFYNESLLAREMAEVEIDPDDFFLSVLRRFRQIRTVDDKVLRRNVTEKRRHPYSVNAYYESSTNTIGIPLAMMTAWAWSWDGGPAYSAHATLGSVIGHEILHAFDLHRRRLPLDPDLNVDQWLWITPESWKRLEARIECVARLYARSFWKKVQFYGNDVAVQFDWNVTRNENVADIGALQISYKTWHTLTNGKDRSLPGLEGLRPSQLFFISAAQTYCSNMTAEAYILSVELDYHTPQPERVNGIMMNSQAFADAFRCPIGTKMNPPNKCTTW